The window ATGGAGCCCACGGGCGTCGATTACGAGTACGCCGTGACGGCCGATTTCCCGCAGAAGCCCCAGGGCTACATCACGACGCCCGACCTCGACGGGCAGGGCTCGGTGGTGACGTTCGGTTACAGTTCCGAGCAGGGCGGGATCGTCTCCGACTCGACCGAGCCGATTCCCTTCGCCAATTCGAACGCCGGGGAGTTCACGGTCTCCTTCAATCTGAAGAGTTTCGAGGGTTCGCCCTTCATCAAGCTGCTCTTCAACGATGCGGAGATGACGATGGTGGACAACGACAATTACAGCATCGTCACCACGCTGACGCAGAATCAGACCTACACGCTGACGGGCGTTTCCGATTTCGCCGACTGGGACATCGACCGCGACTTCTTCGAACGGGCCGACGCTTCGAATCCCGAGGCCCTGACCTTCCTGCCGATGTCGGGCATGTACAAGGTGACGGCCAATTTCAAACACAGCTACCTGCGTATCGAGGCCATGAAGTCGGCCACGGAGCTTGCGACGCTCAACGAGGACGGTTCGGGGGCCATCTGGGCCATCGGCGGCATGTCGGTCGGCAAGCCGACGCTGAAAAACGCCGCCAGCTGGAGCCCCGAGCAGGGCGGCATGTGTCTGGCGCGCGTCGCCGACAAGAAATACCAGCTGACGTTCGTGGCGGGCGTTTCGATCGACGCTTCGTCGTTCGACTTCAAGTTCTTCCACCAGAAGACCTGGGGCGGCGAGTTCGGCGGCGACGATATTTCGACTGCGAGCGATCTGGTGAAGATCAGCGATTCGGGCAACCTGGGGCTGGCCGAGGGCAAGACGCTCGATCTGGGCGGCATCTACCGCTTCACGGTGGACATCTCGGGCGGCAATACGGCTGCCGTGCTGACCGTCGAGAAAGTGGGCGAGCAGGAGCTTCCGCCCGCCGACATCACCGTCAACGGCACGAAGATGACCCAGCTCGATATGGACAACTACCAGGTGGACCTCGATCTGACGCAGGGTCAGACGCTGACGCTGGGCGGTGCCGACGCCTTCACGCCGGCGTGGATCAATCCCGATTTCTTCGAGGCGGCTTCCGCGACGAGCGTCAAACTGGTTCCCGTGTCGGGCAAGTACCGCATCACGGCCAATATTGCGACCAAGGTGATCGACGCGCTGGTGCTCAACGCCGACGGTTCGGGACTGGCGACGCTGAGCGACGACGGCCACGGAGCGGTCTATTTCA of the Alistipes senegalensis JC50 genome contains:
- a CDS encoding DUF5125 domain-containing protein — its product is MKTLKYIALSLLAAACTTACKDDPELLTTDVGPEMTAVSSDASGVFGGKVGFEATMTDRYALSTLKAQIFFDDEMVAEEVIRTKENGTYSGTVTLPFYKNVPDGEATLRLVGQNVRFGQTFVERPLAASRPKPDHLVFVLGEQEYRMEPTGVDYEYAVTADFPQKPQGYITTPDLDGQGSVVTFGYSSEQGGIVSDSTEPIPFANSNAGEFTVSFNLKSFEGSPFIKLLFNDAEMTMVDNDNYSIVTTLTQNQTYTLTGVSDFADWDIDRDFFERADASNPEALTFLPMSGMYKVTANFKHSYLRIEAMKSATELATLNEDGSGAIWAIGGMSVGKPTLKNAASWSPEQGGMCLARVADKKYQLTFVAGVSIDASSFDFKFFHQKTWGGEFGGDDISTASDLVKISDSGNLGLAEGKTLDLGGIYRFTVDISGGNTAAVLTVEKVGEQELPPADITVNGTKMTQLDMDNYQVDLDLTQGQTLTLGGADAFTPAWINPDFFEAASATSVKLVPVSGKYRITANIATKVIDALVLNADGSGLATLSDDGHGAVYFIGYGIGSPAAADEPGWTTEKGVCVPEAASGIYRMTAQAGVEGSTVLGQRFRVSGWSGKFFKNRGWDGLGTFSLAAGTEAFFSIAGDGNIEIAQGVTLEEGATYELTLDVTGGNDHPVVSLVKK